The following DNA comes from Campylobacter concisus ATCC 51562.
GATAAATTTACTTTTATACTTAAATAAATATATTAAATATAATAAATAACATTATTTTTGTCCTATTATCAAAATTCACCCTTTGGGTGCAAAATTTCTTTTAGCTCGCTATCACTTAACTTGTAATTATAAAATCTCTCGTAAAACTCTTTTGTTTTTTGCTCTAAATTTAGATCACTAAATTGCTCTGGATAAAATGTCTTAGCCAGCCAAAGCGGATAAAGCGCACCCTCAGCACTTCTTACACTCCAAAGATAAACGCCACTTGGCACTACAAAAATTTGCCCATTTTGCACAGCTTTTAGCTTGGCAAATGATGCGTTTTTAGCGATGGCATCGGCACTTTTTTGTGAATTTGTAATGATGATGTCTGGGTTGAATATGATGACTTGTTCTTCGTTTATCGCTTTTGAAATTTTAAAATCCCCATCGCTTAGCTCTGAGCTTAAATTTATACCGCCAGCCACACTAATATACTCAGCGCCGATATCCTTTGAGCTAATGGTGTTAAAATTTCCAGAGCTATAGTTAAGCACAAGAACTCTCTTTTTTGGCGTTAAATTTGCTGTTTTTTTGGCTTACAAATTTTATGTTGTCATTAAAATAGTCATTAAACTCACGCGCTCTTTTTACACTCTTTTCGCCCCAAATTTCAGCGATCTTACTAAAGCTATCTTGTATCTCTTTGATGCTTTGAAATTTATCTATCTTCACAACTGCGATGCCAGCGCTCTCTAACTGAGCCTTGCTATTTTCATCAAACATCATACCAATTGGCCCAAAAACAACTTGCGTTTTTGAAGCGATAATCGTTTCAACACTGCTACTTAGCATGCCACTTTTGTTGTCATTGCTCTTTATCTTTGGAAAAATTTTTGACATTAGTGGAGGCAGTTTTGGCGCACCGCTAATTATGTGATCTTCGTTGCCAAGCATCGCAGAGACCTGCACAAATGCCCCTATCAAAGGCGTTGCACGCTCGATAACATCAGGCACTTCAACCTTTTTATCGTCGCTATCAAGCACCACTCTTGCTTGCAAACTAACAAGTAAAAAAGCCAAAAGTAAAATTTTCTTAAACATATTTTCTCCTTTCAATCCACCATCACGCAAGAGTAATGCTCGCGCTCATCGATGATATTTTTCACCACTCGTATATCTACGCCGTAAATTTTCTTTAAATTTTTGCCGTTCATCACCTCGCTAGCCTCGCCGTAGATGTAGTTTTTATCACGCCCAAGCATCGCAACCTTTGCATTTAGATAAAAGACCTGCTCTGGCTGATGTGAGGTTAAGATGATGATGTAGCCTTGCTTTGCGAGCATTTTTATCTCTTTTAAAACTCGCATTTGGTTGCCAAAGTCTAAATTTGCCGTTGGCTCATCAAGTAGCATCACCTTTGAGCGTTGCGCTAATGCCCTAGCTATGAGCACCATTTGCCGCTCGCCGCCACTTAGATCGGTGTAAATTTTATCTTTAAAGCTCTCTAAATTTAGCGTCTTTAACGCGTCTAGCGCTATCTTTTCATCCTCTTTGCTAGGACGCTCAAATATACCAAGTCTGGCATTTGCACTCATCATCACCACGTCAAAAACGCTAAAAGCAAATGGCGGTGTGTGAGCTTGCGGGACGTAGCTTATAAAGCTTGCTCGCTCTTTTTCGCTCATCTTTAGCACATTTTTGCCGTCTATTAAAATTTCGCCCCCAAGTGGCTTTAAAAAGCCAAGTATCGTCTTAAATGTTGTCGTTTTGCCAACGCCGTTGCTACCAAGCAGGCAAAAGATGTCGCCATCTTGTAAATTTGCATTGAAATTTTCTATAACGACCTTTTTGTCGTAGCCACAGTTTAAATTTTTTATCTCAAATTTCACGCAAAACCCTTTTTGCTCTTATAGAGCAGATAGACAAAAACAGGTGCGCCAACTAGCGAAGTGATGACGCCAAGCGGGATCTCGCTTGCCATTAGGCTGCGTGAAGTGGTATCGACTATAAGCAAAAATAGCCCTCCGCCAAGCAGAGAAGCTGGAAATAGCGTGATGAAATTTGCCCCTACGACAAAGCGCATGATGTGAGGGATGACAAGCCCCACCCAGCCCACGATACCGCAAAATGAGACACAAGTAGCGGTTAGAAGCGTTGAAGCGATGATGATTATGATGTTATAAAATTTCACATTTAGCCCCATCGCCCTAGCCTCTTCTTCGCCAAAGCTAAGCGTATTTAGCTTGTAGCGAAGCATGAAAAGTGGTACAAGGCAGATCATAACTACGCAAAAAAGCAGAGCTAAATTTTTATATCCGCCGCTTCTTGCAAGGCTTCCCATCAGCCAAAAAGTGACTTCTGGTAGCTTATCTTCGCTATCGGCTAGAAATTTTATTAGCGAGCTAAGCGCCCCAAAAAGAGATGAGATGACGATGCCAGTTAGCACCATCACGAGTAAATTTAGCCTACCCTTTGCGATGACGCTGCTTATAAAAACGACGGCAAAAACAGCAAAAAGACCGCAAGCAAAGGCGCTAAGCTGCACGCCTATGTAGTTAAAATTTAAGATGATAGCCACGCTCGCCCCCACAGCTGCGCCACTTGAGACGCCAAGGATGTCAGGCGAGACTAGAGGGTTTTTAAAAAGGCCTTGATAGACAGCTCCAGAGCTAGCAAGCGCTGCACCAACAAGGACGGCAAAAAGCACCCTTGGCAAGCGAATGAGCGTAAAGACCGTGTAGCCTTGCTCGTCGCCTGGTTGCTCGTTTAAAATGGCCGATCTTATAAACTCAAAAATTTGCGCGTAACTTATCTCGTAGCGTCCGATGCCTAGCGAAAAAAAGAGCACCAGCAAAAGAAGCGCAAATAATGCGAAAATGATCTTTTGACTACTCAAATTTCATCTCCCGCACATCCCACCAGATGAGATAGCTCTTTGTTGCTCTTTTAAATTTATATCCGTCATTTGTTTTAGTAAGATACTTTTCTACATTTTTTTTGTAAATTTCTTCTTTTTGGGGCGCTATCTCGCCAACAAATCTAAAATAAGAAAACGCCTCTTCAAGGCTAGCAAAATCCCTCTCAAAAATGGTGTCGATTATCTTTAAATTTGGATTTGCTCCCATGTCGTAAGCGATGTTAAAGATAAAGTTGTAGCCAAATCTCCTATCGCTAAAACCTGCCTCTTTTTCATCTTTTATCCCTTTTAAGAAGTCTTGCCAGAACGTCTTTAAACTTGGATAATCCATTAAAAAAGAGGTCATCACGACATATTTTTTAGCAAATCTGCAAAGCTTTTTTATATCAAAAAGTCCAACTGAGCGTGATGCTAGCACAATATCGTGTTTTGGTAGGTCTTTTATGCTTTGCTCATCGCTCCAGTCTTTTTGGATGAAATTTATATTTTTCGCTCCAGCCTCTTTTGCGTTTTTCTTGGCGTATTCAAGCATTTTTGCAAACGGATCTAGCGCACTTACGCTCTTTGCTAGCTTTGCAAGTGGCACGCTAAGCCTTGCAGGACCACACCCAACGTCAAGCACGCTGTCATCTTTTGTGATAGGTAAATTTGAGAGCAAATTTAACGTAGAGGCTGTCTCCATGCCAGTCATCTCGTTATACATATCTGCGCAATCATCCCAGTTTACGCCACCATCTTTGCCCTTTACTTTTTGCAAAGTAGGCGAAAATACTCTCTCTAAAATCGCTTGATAATCAACCAGCCCTTGCATCTTTCTCCCCTTGGTTATTTAAATCTACCCTACAAAAAGGACAAATTTAAAGAGCCTAAAGCCAAAATAAATTTGGCTTTAGTTTTGGTTTTAGAATTTAACTTCAGCTGATAACATAAAAGTTCTTGATTGTCCTAAGAATAGGCTAGAGCCTGTTTTATTGTCTGTTCCATCAATGTTTGACGGGAACATTCCGACCCAGTATTTTTTATCAAATACGTTATTTACGTTAAATCTTAGCGTAGTTTGCTTTCCTAGCCACTCTTTGGTCACGTAGCGGATGCCAAGATCGGTTGTAAAGTAAGCAGGAGCTGCATTTATGTTACGTTGATCAGCATAACGTTTGCCAGTATAGTGAAAATTTGCACTTAATGCTAGCTTATTTGTATTTGGTACAAGGTAGTCAAAGAGTAGGTTTGATTGCACGCGCGGCTCGCCAACTACGATTTTACCCTCTGCGTAGGTTTGTTTTGCTCTTTTTAGCTTAGGCTGGATTAGCGCGATACCGCCCATTACGCTAAGATCGTTTGTGATCTTACCGCCTGCGCTGACTTCAAGTCCTCTATTTACTTGCTCGCCTTGCTCGCCGTATTCATTATTGTCGCCAAGATAAATTAATGGGCGTTTGATCTCAAAAAGCGCAGCCGATAGGTCAAGCTCGTCCATCCTAGCCTTTGCGCCAACTTCGTATTGCTTACTTCTGTACGGCTTTACGACAACCGTCTCACCGTATCGCGGGTTGCTTGCGTCGGTGTAGGTATAAGCAGATCCGCCTTGCAAGCTATCAGCATATGTGAAATACAAGCTGACGTTCTCAACTGGGCGGTAGATGAGGCTTCCTGCATAGCTATTGCCGCTTTTGTCGTAGCTTTTTACACCCGTTTGCTTGTTTTTACTTTCGAAGTTGCTTCTAGCCGCACTTAAAATGACGCTAAAATAGTCGTTTATTTTGATGTCGTCAGCGATAGTTATATTTTTCATAATAGTATCGCTACTTTTATAAGCTCCGCTTGCTTTTTTTGTGTTAGGCTGTGCAAAGACGCGCGGACTATATAAGTTAGAATTTCCTAAAGAAACTGGTCTTGAAGCAGGATTTCTAGCACCATATAAAGTCCATATATATCCATTTGTTTGCACGCCAAGATTGTGTTCTATGCCAAATGTTTCAAATTCGGTTATAGCCTTTGCAAACCAGCTTTGCACGTCAAATCTTTGAGCTGCACCGCCACCGCCACCAGCTTTTACGTCAAAATCACCGTTTTGATTAGTAAAAGTTTTGCTTGTGCCATACATATCACGGATGGCCTTTTGCCACTGATAGCTACCTCGAAATACCAATTCTCGGTAGGTGCGTATTTAAATTTAGCGCTTGCAGTCGTTGTTTTTAGATCACTTCCAGCCCACTCTTGTTCTAAACCAGCTTTAGTAGTTTTAGTAGCACTTGGAATATCAAAATTTAAGACACCGTTATCACCTGGCATAGAAAAGCCACCAGGATTTCCTAACATTTTATGTCTGTAGTAGCTAAAATTTGTCTCGATCGTGAAATTTTCAGTTAAATAAAAGTCAAGTCCAAGACTAGCCAAATTTCTTTCGTAGTCGCTTTTTTTAGCTTGTTTTGCACCGTCGCTTTTATAAAACACACCACGATATCCAACATGTTCAAATCTATTTGAAGTATCCCAACCTATACCAAAATTTGAGCGGCTCGTATAGTCAGCCCAAACCGTATTTGAGAAAGGTATCGGACGTTTTCTTGTGTAGTTAAAAAAGCCTGCTGGATTTTGTCCGCCATAAAGTGAGCCAGCAAGTCCGTTTTGGATTTGCAGACCTTCAAACATATACATCGGAATAGCTGTCGTAGAAACCGCATAAAAACCGTCCCAAAGTACGTTTCCAACGACTGATCCCTCAAAGCCACGCGTTTGCGGACGACCGACTTCTATACCACCTCTGGTTTGAATTTGCGCCGAAGGGAAGTATTTTACTGCGTCTTCAAAACCTGCTACACCTTGGTTGTTCATAGCTTCAATAGACATTGTATTTACCTGATAAGGCATATCAAGCACTCTTTTTCCTGCTAGAGGACCACTAGCAACGCCTTTGTTTAGTATGCCTTCGCTGATACCACTCTCGCTGATGTTATCACCGACTGAATTTACTTCAATACCCTCAAGCTTTGTCGTTTGCACAGCAAAAACTTGACTTAAAAAACCACTGCACATCAGAAGTGCAGCACATGTTGCAACTGAGATTTTGTAACTCAACTTTTACTCCTTTTACAAAAATTTTACATCTGAAATGTTACTAAAACAAATCTTAAATATAATTTATTAATTTATTAAATATTTAAAAATATATTTTATTTAAGAAAGCTAAAATAAGGCATTATGAGAACGATTTTTAAAAATTTCATAGCTTTGATAAGATAAATAAATACTATAAATATAATCTTTTATATCGACAAGTGATGCTTTAAATTTTAATAAAAGTAATAATTGATTTTTCTGTTTATAGTAGAAATTTTGGCTAAAAATTAGCCAAAATTTATTTTAAAAGCTCTTTTGCATATTTTAGGCCTAGCTCATAAGCTTTAGCATTTGCTTCTTTGACCTTGGCTGGCACGCTTGCTAGCATCTCTTCACGCACTAAATTTTCATCCATGCACTTGCTCATCGCCACAGCCACGCCAAGAGCTACAACACTTTGAGTGATGACATTTCCAACCTCGTCTTTTGCGATAGAGATGATAGGAATTTCATAAATTTTCCAGCGCTTTTTGTCTTCATCACTTACTTTTACCAAATTTGGCTCGACAACGATCGCTCCGCCCTCTTTCACGCCACTTTTAAAGGCGTTGTAGCTTATCTGCGCAGTGGCAAGCATAAAGTCTATCTCGCCCTCGTTTGCATAAGGATATAAAATTTCTTTCTCATCAAGTATGATATCGACCTTCGTTGGACCGCCACGCACCTGAGATGTGTAGGTAGAGGCCTTGACGCCGTATCCGCCTGCTTTTATCTTGGCAGCTGAGAGGATCTCGCCTGCTAGTATGACGCCCTGTCCGCCAACGCCGACAAATCTTAGCTGTGACTTCATGCTAGCTCCTCAAAATTTATCGCTTCATTGCTCATTGCAGCCCTTCTTACCTTGTCGTAAGCCTTGGTGTATTCGATCTTTTCTTCATCTTTGTGAAGCACACCAAGTGGGAAAATGCCCTTTTTCTCTTCGTCGCTTAACATGTCAAATTTAACCTTGCTAGTCGTGCGGCCTTTTATCCACTCTAAATTTTTCACCGCCTCGCCCATTTTGTTTTTACGACCTAAATTTATGTGGCAGTTTGAAAATACATCAAAAAAGCTGTATCCATCGTGGCTAAAGCCCTCTACAAAGAGCTTTGTAAGCTTCTCTGGCTCGATGACGCTACCACGTGCGACAAAGCTAGCACCTGCGGCAGTTGCGAGCTTACAGGCGTCAAAGCTAGGATCGATGTTGCCGTATTGCGCTGTGACCGTCCACATACCCTTTGGCGTGGTTGGGCTGGTTTGCGAGTTTGTTAGCGCGTAGATGAAGTTGTTGATTAGGATGTGATTTAGCCCGATATTTCGGCGGCATCCGTGTATCGTGTGGTTGCCTCCGATCGCTAGTCCGTCGCCATCGCCAGTTACTACGATTACGTGCTTATCCGGATTTGCCATCTTTACGCCAGTGGCGTAGGCTACGGCTCTGCCGTGAGTTGTGTGAATGGTGTTGCAGTCGAGGTATCCGCTAAAGCGACCAGAGCAGCCTATACCTGAGACCACGCAAACGTCGTTCATATCCCAGCCCATGGTGTCGATAGCTCGGATGAGCGCCTTTAGTATGACGCCATCGCCACAGCCCCAGCACCAAAGAGTAGGCATTTTATCTGTTCGTAAATATTTATCGTAATTAAAAGCCATAAATTTCTCCTATCTTCGCCTCGATCTCGCTTGGGCTTATCGGTCTGCCGTTTGCTTTTAGCAGTTTTGCAAAGTCATCTCTTAATATGATTTTTGAAATTTCGCCACTATACTGACCTAAATTTAGCTCGCAGACTAAAATTTTATTAAATTTATTTGATATCTCTTTTAGCTTTTTAGCTGGAGCTGGAAAAAGTGTGAGTGGCTTAAACAGCCCTACTTTTAGCCCTCTTTCACGTAAATTTAAGATCGCTTGCTTGGCTGAAAGCGCCACGCTACCAAAGGCGATGATGCAAATTTCAGCGTCGTTAAGCATAAACTCTTCAAATTTCTCGCACTCATCAGTGTGTAAATTTATCTTATCAAATAGCCTGTTCATTGAGTATTCAACGATCTTGCCATCTTCTGTTGGAAAGCCAGTAGCGCCGTGATGAAGCCCAGTGATATGGTAGTGGTAGCCTTTAAAGAAAGGATTTAACGTAGCTGGCTCATCGGGTGCTGCCTCGTAGGGTTTATACTCTTTTGGCTTGCCACCAAATTCTCTTCTTTTATAAATTTCTAGCTCGCTGATTTCTGGCAAACGCACCCTTGCTTGCATGTGTCCTATCGTCTCATCAAGTAGCAGCATAACTGGCGTCATAAACCTAGCTGCGAGGTTAAATGCTCGAACTGTCTGCGTATAGCACTCCTCGAGGCTGCTAGGGGCTAGCACTATCATATTTATATCGCCATGAGTTGGGTTTTTAGCCTGCAAGATATCGCCTTGTGCGACGCGGGTTGGCAAGCCAGTTGAAGGGCCGCCGCGCATGACATTTACGATGACAAGTGGTATCTCAGCGATAAAGCCAAGGCCTATTTGCTCAGCCTTTAGTGAAATTCCAGGCCCTGAGCTAGCAGTCATCGCCTTAGCTCCGCTCGCACTTGCACCAAGAGAAACTGAAATTCCAGCTATCTCATCTTCCATTTGTATAAATGTACCGCCATGTTTTGGCAAAAGCACGCTTAGCTCATGGGCGATCTCGCTACTTGGAGTGATCGGATATCCGCCAAAGAAGTTACAGCCGCACTCGACCGCAGCCCTTGCTACTAGGGCATTTCCAGTTGATACTAGCTCTCTCATGCGCTCTCTCCAAGCTTTGCAAATTTATTTGCCTTTACGGCAGCGGCCCGCTCTTTGCTCTCAGGCGTTAGCTTTGCAAATTTAAAGCCTTTTTCAGCCACATAAATGGCAAAATCAGGGCAGTGAAGCTCGCAGTCGCGACAGCCTATGCATGAGTCAGCATAGACGACCTCTATCATCTTACCAAGTACCGCCTTTGGCTCAAGTCTCATCGCTAGCACGCCTGCTGGGCAGTAGCTCACGCAGACATCACAGGCTTTACACCTGCTCTCATCGACCCAAACAGGTACATTTTCTTTTATTATCATCTATATTCCTAATCCAAATTTTCTTTTAAAAATTTAATGTTTTTTCTAATATCAGCTTCGCTTTTACTTAGCTGCTCTTGCTCACTTTCATTTATATTTAGCTCTAAAATTTCTTTTAAGCCATCATGTCCAAGTCTTACTAGCCTGCCGCAACTTAGCTCATCATCAAGAAGCACGCTAGCGCTTAAAATTTCATCACTCTTGCCCATGATCGCTTCACACATTTTCACAACTGCAGCTGCTGGTGCATAGTAAGCTGAAGTGCCAAGGAGTTTAACGATCTTTGCGCCACCTGTACTTGTCTCTTTTTTAAGAGTTGTTAGCTCATTTTCGTTTAAATTTTCGCTGATATTGCTAGCAGATACGATCATCTCGTCGTTGTGAGCACCAATTATCTTTGTCTTTAGCTTTTTTGCATCTTTATCTTTTAGAAGTGCTAGCTCATATCTGCATCTTGCACCATCCAGCTCACCAGCCATGCCGATCACTTTATTTTTGCTAAAACCGCTAAATTTGTGAGCCGTCCAAACCATCACATCAAGCGGATTTGTCACGACGATTATCACCGCATTTGGTGCAAATTTTGCGATATTTTGAGCTGTTTGTTTTACGACTACGGCATTTTTAAGAAGCAAGTCCTCTCTTGTTTGACCCTCTTTCCTTGGGCTTCCAGCAGTTATCACTACGATATCACTGCCCTCTATTAGCATAAAGTCATCGCCACCACAAACGATAGTTTTTGCGTTAAACACGCAGCTTGACTGCGCTAGATCGATCGCTTTTGCGCGTGCCACATCACCAAATATATCCACAAGCGCGATCTCATCGCAAACTTCTCTCATACAAAGCGCATATGCTATGCTCGCACCGACGTTTCCAGCTCCAACTATACTTATTTTCATTTTCTCATCCTATTATTTGATTTAAAATTTTACTTGGTCTCATGACCTCATTTGCCCTCACTTCATCTGGCAAATAATATCCACCAAATTCCACGCTTGCACCATCATTTTGTCTTATCTCTTTTAAAATTTCGTTCTCATTTTTCTCTAGATCGTCCGCTAAATTTTCAAAAATTTTACTTAAAATTCTGCCACTTTTTGCCATTTCTCTTGCCCAAAAAAGCGCTAGATAGAAGTGTGACTCCCTAGTATCAAGAGTGGCATTTGGCGTTTTGTTTTCGTCCAAATAGCTAGCAACCGCTCTATTTAGCGCATCACTTAGCTCTTTTGCCTCTTTTTTTTGCTTAGCAAATGCCAAATGCTCGAGCGAAGCACTAAGCGCTAAAAACTCGCCCAGACTATCCCAAAGTAGATGATTTTTCTCTTTTAGCTCTTTTACAAGCGTTGGGGCCGTTCCGCCAGCACCTGTTTCAAACATCGCTCCACCAGCAAGTAGCGGCACAACTGAGAGCATTTTTGAGCTACCACCTAGCTCAAAGATCGGAAAAAGATCGGTTAAATAATCTCTTAAAACGTTACCAGTTACACTTATAACGTTTTTGCCAGCTCTTATTACCTCAAGCGTTTTCGTAGTCGCTTGCTCGTAGTTTAAAATTTCAAATTTTACGCCAGCGCTAGCAAATTTCTCTCTAAATTTTTCAAATTTAGCTATCAAATTTCTATCGTGAGCACGGCTACTATCTAGCCAAAATATAAGCTCATCTTTTGAAATTTTGCCTCTTTTTAAAGCAAGCTCAAACCACGCATTTATCGCATCATCCTTTGCCTGAGTCATCCTAAAAATGTCGCCCTTTTTGACGCTAAATTTAAAGACACTCTCGCCAGCCTCATCAAAAACAACAAATTCTCCATCTTCTTTTGCGATGAAAGTCTTATCATGGCTGCCATACTCCTCGGCCTTTTTGGCCATTAGCCCTACGTTTGCCACGCTGCCAATCTTGCTCACATCAAGTGCGCCATACTCTTTAAAGTCCGCTATGCAAGCCTCATAAACCCTAGCGTAGGTCCTATCTGGGATCATGCAAAGCGAGAAATTTAGCTCGCCACTTCTATCTTTTACCTTGCCAGAGTTTCTAATGAGCGCTGGCACGGAGGCATCGATGATGACATCATTTGGTACATCAAAGTTGCTAGCACTTTCATTTAATGCCCAAATTTTTGCCTTTTTGCTCAAAATTTCATCAAATTTAGCCAAAATTTCATCTTTGTTTTTAAGCTGTGAAATTTTAGCAAACATATCTTTTAAGCCGTTTTTAGCCTCCATGCCGTGAGCCTTAAATTCTTCGCCATATTCAGTAAAAGCCTCTTTGAAATAGCTTTTTATCGCATGCGCAAAGATGACTGGATCGCTAACTTTCATCATCGTGCATTTTAGGTGCAGACTCAAGGTCAAATTCTCTTTTTTTGCCTCTTCAAAACAGTTTTCATAAAATTTATCAAGTTCATTTATGCTTAAAAAGGTGGCATCTACGATCTCGCCGCTTTGAACTGCAAGCTCTTTTAAAAGTTCTTTTTTGCCCTCTATACTTATAAAATTTACATAAAATTTCTCATCTTTACTGGCGATAATTGAGCGCTCATTCTCATAAAAATCGCCCTTTTGCATGTAGCAAATTTTAGTTTTATTTGTCTTGTCCCAGTCGCCATTGCTGTGAGGATGCTTTTTGGCAAATTCTTTAACCGGTGGCAAGACTCTTCTATCTGAGTTTCCTTGCCTAAGCACTGGATTTACCGCGCTGCCAAGCACTTTTTGGTATTTTTTAGCAACCTCTTCGTCGTAGTCTGTGATGATCTCATCTGGGTAAAACGGCACATTTATGCCCTTGC
Coding sequences within:
- a CDS encoding ABC transporter ATP-binding protein codes for the protein MKFEIKNLNCGYDKKVVIENFNANLQDGDIFCLLGSNGVGKTTTFKTILGFLKPLGGEILIDGKNVLKMSEKERASFISYVPQAHTPPFAFSVFDVVMMSANARLGIFERPSKEDEKIALDALKTLNLESFKDKIYTDLSGGERQMVLIARALAQRSKVMLLDEPTANLDFGNQMRVLKEIKMLAKQGYIIILTSHQPEQVFYLNAKVAMLGRDKNYIYGEASEVMNGKNLKKIYGVDIRVVKNIIDEREHYSCVMVD
- a CDS encoding 2-oxoglutarate ferredoxin oxidoreductase subunit beta, which translates into the protein MAFNYDKYLRTDKMPTLWCWGCGDGVILKALIRAIDTMGWDMNDVCVVSGIGCSGRFSGYLDCNTIHTTHGRAVAYATGVKMANPDKHVIVVTGDGDGLAIGGNHTIHGCRRNIGLNHILINNFIYALTNSQTSPTTPKGMWTVTAQYGNIDPSFDACKLATAAGASFVARGSVIEPEKLTKLFVEGFSHDGYSFFDVFSNCHINLGRKNKMGEAVKNLEWIKGRTTSKVKFDMLSDEEKKGIFPLGVLHKDEEKIEYTKAYDKVRRAAMSNEAINFEELA
- a CDS encoding 4Fe-4S dicluster domain-containing protein — translated: MIIKENVPVWVDESRCKACDVCVSYCPAGVLAMRLEPKAVLGKMIEVVYADSCIGCRDCELHCPDFAIYVAEKGFKFAKLTPESKERAAAVKANKFAKLGESA
- a CDS encoding class I SAM-dependent methyltransferase, which produces MQGLVDYQAILERVFSPTLQKVKGKDGGVNWDDCADMYNEMTGMETASTLNLLSNLPITKDDSVLDVGCGPARLSVPLAKLAKSVSALDPFAKMLEYAKKNAKEAGAKNINFIQKDWSDEQSIKDLPKHDIVLASRSVGLFDIKKLCRFAKKYVVMTSFLMDYPSLKTFWQDFLKGIKDEKEAGFSDRRFGYNFIFNIAYDMGANPNLKIIDTIFERDFASLEEAFSYFRFVGEIAPQKEEIYKKNVEKYLTKTNDGYKFKRATKSYLIWWDVREMKFE
- a CDS encoding lactate/malate family dehydrogenase, whose protein sequence is MKISIVGAGNVGASIAYALCMREVCDEIALVDIFGDVARAKAIDLAQSSCVFNAKTIVCGGDDFMLIEGSDIVVITAGSPRKEGQTREDLLLKNAVVVKQTAQNIAKFAPNAVIIVVTNPLDVMVWTAHKFSGFSKNKVIGMAGELDGARCRYELALLKDKDAKKLKTKIIGAHNDEMIVSASNISENLNENELTTLKKETSTGGAKIVKLLGTSAYYAPAAAVVKMCEAIMGKSDEILSASVLLDDELSCGRLVRLGHDGLKEILELNINESEQEQLSKSEADIRKNIKFLKENLD
- a CDS encoding ABC transporter substrate-binding protein, translating into MLNYSSGNFNTISSKDIGAEYISVAGGINLSSELSDGDFKISKAINEEQVIIFNPDIIITNSQKSADAIAKNASFAKLKAVQNGQIFVVPSGVYLWSVRSAEGALYPLWLAKTFYPEQFSDLNLEQKTKEFYERFYNYKLSDSELKEILHPKGEF
- a CDS encoding 2-oxoglutarate synthase subunit alpha, which encodes MRELVSTGNALVARAAVECGCNFFGGYPITPSSEIAHELSVLLPKHGGTFIQMEDEIAGISVSLGASASGAKAMTASSGPGISLKAEQIGLGFIAEIPLVIVNVMRGGPSTGLPTRVAQGDILQAKNPTHGDINMIVLAPSSLEECYTQTVRAFNLAARFMTPVMLLLDETIGHMQARVRLPEISELEIYKRREFGGKPKEYKPYEAAPDEPATLNPFFKGYHYHITGLHHGATGFPTEDGKIVEYSMNRLFDKINLHTDECEKFEEFMLNDAEICIIAFGSVALSAKQAILNLRERGLKVGLFKPLTLFPAPAKKLKEISNKFNKILVCELNLGQYSGEISKIILRDDFAKLLKANGRPISPSEIEAKIGEIYGF
- a CDS encoding 2-oxoacid:acceptor oxidoreductase family protein, whose protein sequence is MKSQLRFVGVGGQGVILAGEILSAAKIKAGGYGVKASTYTSQVRGGPTKVDIILDEKEILYPYANEGEIDFMLATAQISYNAFKSGVKEGGAIVVEPNLVKVSDEDKKRWKIYEIPIISIAKDEVGNVITQSVVALGVAVAMSKCMDENLVREEMLASVPAKVKEANAKAYELGLKYAKELLK
- a CDS encoding FecCD family ABC transporter permease, with the protein product MSSQKIIFALFALLLLVLFFSLGIGRYEISYAQIFEFIRSAILNEQPGDEQGYTVFTLIRLPRVLFAVLVGAALASSGAVYQGLFKNPLVSPDILGVSSGAAVGASVAIILNFNYIGVQLSAFACGLFAVFAVVFISSVIAKGRLNLLVMVLTGIVISSLFGALSSLIKFLADSEDKLPEVTFWLMGSLARSGGYKNLALLFCVVMICLVPLFMLRYKLNTLSFGEEEARAMGLNVKFYNIIIIIASTLLTATCVSFCGIVGWVGLVIPHIMRFVVGANFITLFPASLLGGGLFLLIVDTTSRSLMASEIPLGVITSLVGAPVFVYLLYKSKKGFA
- a CDS encoding TonB-dependent receptor plug domain-containing protein, with translation MSYKISVATCAALLMCSGFLSQVFAVQTTKLEGIEVNSVGDNISESGISEGILNKGVASGPLAGKRVLDMPYQVNTMSIEAMNNQGVAGFEDAVKYFPSAQIQTRGGIEVGRPQTRGFEGSVVGNVLWDGFYAVSTTAIPMYMFEGLQIQNGLAGSLYGGQNPAGFFNYTRKRPIPFSNTVWADYTSRSNFGIGWDTSNRFEHVGYRGVFYKSDGAKQAKKSDYERNLASLGLDFYLTENFTIETNFSYYRHKMLGNPGGFSMPGDNGVLNFDIPSATKTTKAGLEQEWAGSDLKTTTASAKFKYAPTENWYFEVAISGKRPSVICMAQAKLLLIKTVILT
- a CDS encoding TonB-dependent receptor; its protein translation is MYGTSKTFTNQNGDFDVKAGGGGGAAQRFDVQSWFAKAITEFETFGIEHNLGVQTNGYIWTLYGARNPASRPVSLGNSNLYSPRVFAQPNTKKASGAYKSSDTIMKNITIADDIKINDYFSVILSAARSNFESKNKQTGVKSYDKSGNSYAGSLIYRPVENVSLYFTYADSLQGGSAYTYTDASNPRYGETVVVKPYRSKQYEVGAKARMDELDLSAALFEIKRPLIYLGDNNEYGEQGEQVNRGLEVSAGGKITNDLSVMGGIALIQPKLKRAKQTYAEGKIVVGEPRVQSNLLFDYLVPNTNKLALSANFHYTGKRYADQRNINAAPAYFTTDLGIRYVTKEWLGKQTTLRFNVNNVFDKKYWVGMFPSNIDGTDNKTGSSLFLGQSRTFMLSAEVKF